A window of the Helianthus annuus cultivar XRQ/B chromosome 4, HanXRQr2.0-SUNRISE, whole genome shotgun sequence genome harbors these coding sequences:
- the LOC110933728 gene encoding protein FAR1-RELATED SEQUENCE 5: protein MSSSNSADNISKWEERVCINSGRKFFKPKVSGSITPAVGMFFKSFDEAFAFYQRYALAAGFSARKNTSWKNGDGLVKIRYIVCSKEGFHVSKEIDSGSVENSKKIVRRNRGSKRVGCNAHVKLILENNNMYKIYYFEEEHNHIFVEDEDIHFLPAARSIDYVKESFISGLSAINIGPVKAFNIMKTMYGGFGEVGASKVDCKNYRRDLNLYIGEYDAEMVVRRLIRKKECCPGFTCDYVIGEDRRLKGLFWADEQSKKNYTVFGDIFGFDATYKSNKYDLVFVPFTGIDNHYRNVTFGGALLGSETADSYRWLLRCFVNAFGSEPKVVVTDQDAAMKRAIKDVLSRSRHRLCMWHIWEKLKTKVGPVLSANTDFNTRMTHVVWNDTISPEDFETEWHSIMSTFGLENHEWLKDMYDLRFDWIPAYYHGEDLAGLMRTTSRCESENYFFGQICNPRCTLVEFFTHFETAMDIQRHEHRRNNHDTRYIESKPWSDFVLEKQASEIYTKTIFKDIQIEIDAAITKCMSKSLDIVGDVQYFEIKDFRQPCTSFLKVQYSKQEDGLTISCSCKRFEQFGILCRHIFYVLRYDDINEFPRRYVHRRWMRDVVSVGSNHSNIRFDEIGRNSEIDKVYREIVVANEYVVNRLVGDIDELCRYRDHIKSYIDKADEVMVAAPPPSRKERFAEIGGNIEKSDSIIRVPIKTRTKGCGVQKRIKSNREIAIQKSSKIQKSCRVCGEKGHNSRTCKDKVSSNAIGSSNAM, encoded by the exons ATGTCTTCTTCAAACTCTGCTG ATAACATTTCCAAGTGGGAGGAACGTGTATGCATAAACAGTGGAAGAAAGTTTTTCAAACCTAAAGTCAGTGGATCCATTACACCTGCTGTTGGAATGTTTTTTAAGTCATTTGATGAGGCTTTTGCGTTTTATCAGAGATATGCACTTGCTGCAGGTTTTTCTGCAAGAAAAAATACCTCTTGGAAAAATGGTGATGGTTTAgtgaaaataagatatattgTCTGTTCAAAAGAAGGATTTCATGTTAGCAAAGAAAtagattctggttcagttgagaaTAGTAAAAAGATTGTTAGACGTAATAGAGGTTCAAAAAGAGTTGGATGCAATGCTCATGTGAAATTAATATTAGAGAACAATAATATGTATAAAATCTACTACTTTGAAGAAGAACATAATCATATCTTTGTGGAAGATGAAGATATTCATTTCTTGCCGGCTGCACGAAGTATCGATTATGTGAAAGAAAGTTTTATATCTGGATTGTCAGCAATCAATATTGGACCTGTTAAAGCATTCAATATTATGAAAACAATGTATGGTGGTTTTGGTGAAGTTGGTGCTAGTAAAGTTGATTGTAAGAATTATAGAAGGGATTTGAATCTTTATATCGGAGAGTATGATGCAGAAATGGTAGTTAGGCGTCTTATTAGGAAGAAAGAATGCTGTCCGGGTTTCacatgtgattatgttattggtgaagatagaagattgaaaGGGCTTTTCTGGGCTGATGAgcaatcaaaaaaaaattatacagtTTTTGGTGACATATTTGGTTTTGATGCTACTTATAAATCAAACAA GTATGATTTGGTTTTTGTTCCATTTACTGGTATTGATAATCATTATAGGAATGTCACATTTGGTGGTGCATTACTTGGTTCGGAGACTGCAGATTCTTATAGATGGCTTTTAAGGTGTTTTGTTAATGCTTTTGGAAGTGAGCCTAAAGTTGTTGTTACTGATCAAGATGCTGCAATGAAGAGAGCTATTAAGGATGTACTTTCAAGAAGTAGGCATAGGTTATGTATGTGGCACATATGGGAGAAATTGAAGACAAAG GTTGGTCCTGTTTTGTCTGCAAACACTGATTTTAATACAAGAATGACTCATGTTGTTTGGAATGATACTATTAGTCCAGAAGATTTTGAAACTGAGTGGCATTCAATAATGTCTACTTTTGGATTGGAAAATCATGAGTGGTTAAAAGATATGTACGATCTTCGATTTGACTGGATTCCTGCTTATTACCATGGAGAGGATTTGGCTGGTCTTATGCGTACTACTTCGAGATGTGAAAGCGAGAATTACTTCTTTGGTCAGATTTGCAATCCAAGATGTACACTTGTTGAATTTTTCACTCATTTTGAGACTGCAATGGATATTCAAAGGCATGAGCATAGGAGGAATAATCATGATACAAGGTATATTGAGTCTAAGCCCTGGAGTGACTTTGTATTGGAGAAACAAGCATCAGAAATATACACCAAAACAATTTTTAAGGATATTCAGATTGAAATTGATGCTGCCATTACAAAGTGTATGTCAAAGTCTCTTGATATTGTGGGTGATGTTCAATATTTTGAAATAAAGGATTTCAGACAGCCATGCACATCTTTTTTGAag GTGCAATACAGCAAACAAGAAGATGGATTAACAATAAGTTGTTCTTGCAAACGGTTTGAACAATTTGGTATATTATGCCGGCATATATTTTACGTTTTACGGTATGATGATATAAATGAGTTTCCTAGAAGATATGTTCATAGAAGATGGATGAGAGATGTTGTTTCTGTTGGATCAAATCATTCAAATATTCGGTTTGATGAAATTGGTAGGAATAGTGAAATTgataaagtttatagagaaatcGTTGTTGCAAATGAGTATGTGGTTAATAGGCTGGTTGGCGATATAGATGAGTTGTGTCGTTACAGGGAtcatattaaaagttatattgaTAAAGCGGATGAGGTTATGGTTGCTGCGCCGCCTCCTAGTCGCAAAGAAAGATTTGCTGAAATTGGAGGGAACATAGAAAAATCAGATTCTATTATTCGTGTGCCGATCAAAACAAGGACCAAAGGATGCGGTGTACAAAAAAGGATCAAGTCAAATCGTGAGATTGCAATTCAGAAATCATCAAAGATCCAGAAATCGTGCCGTGTATGTGGTGAAAAAGGACATAACAGTCGCACATGTAAAGATAAGGTTTCTTCTAATGCTATAGGTTCTAGCAATGCAATGTAA